TGAGGAAGGATCGTTGGCGGTTTTTGCGGCCCTTGTGATGCGCCAGAGCTCGGCATCGCTCGTCGAGACCCCGCGAGCGCCTGCGCGAAGGGCTGCAACAACATCCGCTTTTGATTGCACAAAACCGGCGGCAATGAACGGGGAGAGCCCTGCGAGGTCAGACTCGCTCATTGACGCAACAACAGGCCATGGCATGAGTTGCACGTAGTGCGGTTTGCTCTGAGCCACGGAGTTGATGCTGCGAGGAAGGGTCGAGCGGTCGGTAATGAACACCTTTTGCATGGTCACCATCCCGAGGGCATTGGCCCGCTGCACCAGCATCGACCTGGTGGTCACGATTCCTGAGGTGCCAATGCGTCTGAGGTACTCAACGCCCGCTTTATCTTGCGCGAGGCCGTCGCAGCTGTCGAGGTTCACAAAGGCAAATTTCTCGGCCTGGCCGAGTGCAGAAAGCAGCGGCTCAAGATCGGGTAGGGCGATGTTCGCAACAATCACAACCGGCGCTGGGCTTGCCGTCACGTGCGGCAGCTGGTCGATTCCATAGAGCGACGCAACTACCGGATGCTTCTGCAGCATCTGTTCGAGCAGGCGGAGCGCCTCTGTCATCATCTACCTTCCAGGCCACACACAGCGGCATCATTGAGCGGTGGGGGGCGACAACCTGCATCTCTTTGTGAGTTTCTGCGCAACAAAGCGGGTTCTCTCTGCAAAAACTCGCAAAGAGATGCAGGTATCGGTGAGCTACGAGGCGTCGAGCCCGAGTTTACCGGGGTTGAGCAGGTTTTTTGGGTCGAGCGCTTGCTTCACCGCCCGCAGCACCTCGAAGCCTGCACCGAGCGACGGCTGCATGTACGGTGCCCGCAGCAGGCCAACCCCGTGGTGGTGGCTGAGGGTGGCCCCGTGGCGAAGAATGACCTCGTTTGCGGCATCCCACGCGGCCCGATACCAGGCGGCCCTGTCCTCAAACGCGACGTCGCCGCGCAGCGAGAAGTAGAGGCACGCGCTGTCAACGTAGGCGTGTGACTGGTGGGCCGACCCAGCAAGGGTACCCGGCACCGCATTGATCGCCGCAACAACCTCGTCGTATATGGCGGGCAGGTCTTTCCAACAGCCGATCATCTCAAGCGTGTCGGCGACAAAGCCGGGGCTGCGCTTGAAGCCCTCCGCGCTCTTGCCCGTGAGGTACCTGGTGTCGAGCCAGCGCTCGAAAATAGCCTCGTCGTCAAGACGTGTACCGGTGGTTTCGCAGACCCGCTCGCTGATGAGCAGCCCGGCATCCACCAGCTCTGATGGCCCCTCATCCGCGACCAGCAACACGTTGGTATCTGGCAGGTCAAACTGCACGCCCGATTCGAGGTTGTCGTAGAGGCGAAGTGCCGCAGGGGTCGCGCCCTGCTGCATGATCTGGCGGCAAGCCTCAAGGCCATCAGCAAACGTATCGAAGCCGTACGCTATCGCTCGGCCGTACGCGGGGAGGCGGTGTAGCTTGAAGCGGATAGTCGTGATGACGCCGAGCGTGCCCTCAGAACCGATGAACAGTTGTTGCAGGTCAGAGCCCACCGCTGCGCGCGCGCTGTTGCCAACCGTGATGAGGTCGCCGTTGGCAAGCACAACGTCCATGCCGTAGACCATGTCCTCGATCTTGCCGTAGCGGGTCGACAGCTGCCCAGCCCCGCGGCAGGCGACCCAGCCGCCAACCGTTGAGATGCCATACGACGACGGCCAGTGGCCCATCGTCATGCCAAAACGCGACTGGATGAGCTCCTCAAAGATGTCGCCAAACATCCCGGCCTCAACCTCAACGATTTGGCTCACGTCGTCAAAGCTCATAAAGCGGTTGAGCTCGCACACGTCGAGCACGATTCCGCCGCGCACTGGCAGCGATGCGCCCGTCACGTTGCTGCGACCAGCCGAAACGGTCACCGGGATGTTTGCGGCATCAGCGATGCGCATGACCTGCTGCACCTGTTCCGTTGACGAAACTGCCACGATCACGGCGCTCGACGTCGCTGGGCGCCCGCCGGTCTCCGCGATCATGCTGCCGGCCCACCAGTCGCGGGTGCCGGCAACAACATCGGCAGATTCGGTGACGAGGCTGTCGGCGACCTCGGACAGCTGGGCACGGACGGCCTCAGGAACGACAACGGGGTCGATCTCGAAGTAGGCCTCGCCGTCAGCCTTCGCAACGGATGCCGCGTAGTGCGGCTGCGTGGCAGCGCCAACGGTGTAATTGCCTCGGTTGTAGCCGCGCTTGACGGCTTCTTTACTCATCATCGTGTTTCTCCCATCAGCACCGCGCGCTCGTGCGCGGTTGAGTGTGTGTAATCGGTAACTTGTTGCTGCACCTGCGCGTCGGAGAGCCCAAGCTCGGCCTGCAGCAGCTCGCCAACGCGGGCGGCGGCGCGTGCCGAGGCATCCCTCGCCATGATGCGCGACCGGGTGCGGCGCGACAGGATGTCGTCAACGTTGCGGGCCAGCTCGTGCCTGGCCGAGTAGATGACCTCGGCTTCGAGGTACGGAAGCCCCTCAACGATTGGGGCGTCGAGCGACGGGTCGGCAGACAGGATGTCCGTGACAAACCGCGCCTCGGTTCCGTACCGCTCGCCAAGGTGCGAGGCCAATCCGCCCGAGGCCACAACTGCCTCGGCGTCGTACCCGGCGGCGCCAAGCAGGTAGCCATTTTTGGTCTTCACTCGCTTGCGTTCGCCGAGCACTTTCTGGGCCGCGTCCACCGTCTGCTCTGCCATATGCCGCGACGTCGTGAGCTTGCCTCCAACAACCGTGACCAGGCCGTCGCGGTCGGTGCGGATCTCGTGGTTGCGCTTCACCTCAACCGTTTTGCCTCCCGGCGGGGCGACCAGCGGGCGGCAGCCGGCGATCGAGCCGAGCACATCCTCAGGCTCGATATCAACGTTGAGCGCTGACCGCGCCCCGTCAAGCAGGAAGTCGAGTTCCTCGCGGTTGCAGTGCACGTCGTCAAGGTTGCCATTGTATTCTTCGTCGGTTGTGCCGAGGTAGGCGGTATCGCCCCAGCGGGTGATCGTGGCCCTGCGCGAACGGCCGGGAACCGGAATTGTCACGGTGCAGTCATTGCGGATCTTCATCCACGGCACCGCAACGTGCACCCCCTTCGCCGGGCGGATGTTCGGGGTGTCGGTATCCTTGCCAGCCCCCGTCCAGTCGCGCAGCCACACGCCGGTAGCGACGATAACGGCGCCAGCGCTCGCGCGAATCTCGCGGCCATCCACCTCCGCGATGATGCCTGCGACCTTGCCACGCTCACGCGTCACCTCGGTCACTTTTGCGCCGTTGAGCACCGCGGCACCGTAGAACCCGGCGGTGCGGGCGAGGGCGAGCGTAAGGCGCGCGTCGTCGGCGCGGGCGTCGTAGTACATGAAGCCGCCGTCGAGGTGTTCCCCCTTGAACGTCGGGCAGTGGGTGAGCACTTCCTCCTTCGTGAGCTTCTGGTGCAGCACCCCCTCTCGCCATCCGCCGGCGAGATCGTATGTCCAGAGCAGGCTCTCGAACCCCGCGGCAAGACGACGGTCAAAGACCCCGTTGTCTGAAAGCACGGGGAAGAGGAAGGGCAGGCGCTGCACGAGGTGCTGGGCATTCTTGCGCAGCCGCTGCCGCTCAAGCAGCGAGTGGCGCACGAGCGGCAGGTTGCCCTGCTCGATGTAGCGAAGCCCACCGTGAATCATTTTTGATGACTTCGAGGACGTGCCCGAGGCGAAGTCGTCTTTCTCAAGCAACGCAACCCGATAACCGCGCTGGGCGGCATCAAAGGCCGTGTACGCGCCCGTGACGCCACCGCCGATGACAATCATGTCAAAGTGGCCGCCGTCAATGTGGTCAATCTGGTCGCTTCGCCTGAGGCTCAGCGGTTCGTCGGAGGCCATCCGTGCCCGGTCGGCCTTCGGCTTGCGTGAGGGTAGTCCCACCATGTGCTGTTCTTCTTCCGTAATAGTCGCTTATTCAATATGCGGCTGAGCCCGGTGCTGGGTCAGCGTCCGCCAGCGAGTCAGTGTGTGCGAACGAGTCCAAGTTCGCTTGCGATGCGCTGGCCCCATGCCGCGCGTCGTTCTTCCCTATCCGCCGAGCTGATGCTCGGCTCAAAAACGTCTCCCCTACCGAGGGATGCGGCCGCGTCCTGCAGCGAATCCCACAACAGGCCGTCAGAACCGGCGAGAAAGGCGGCGCCCCTGAGGCTCGCCCCTTCCGAACCCGACAGCCGGCGCATAGGCACACCGATGAGGTCGGCCTGCATCTGGATGAGCGGGTCACTCGCCGACATTCCGCCGCCAACCACAATCTCGGTGAGCGGCGTGCCAGCAACCTCAACGTCTGCCTCGGCGCTCGTCGCAACCGAGTGGGCGATGCCCTCGAGCACCGCGTAGGCGATCTCGGCGCGCGTCGTCGACATCTCAAACCCGGTCAGGGATGCCCTGGCGTTTGGTTCCATCACCGGCATCCGCAACCCGGTCAGGGCGGGAACAAAGCTCACGCCCTTCGACGACGAAACGGTTGCGGCAAGCTCGCTAATCTGGGCCGACGAATCGAACCAGCCGAGCGTGTTGCACAGCCAATCAAGGGCCGAACCCGTTGTGGCGGTGAACGTTTCGATTGCGAACACCGAGGTGTTGTGCTGCCGCCACGCGGTGAGCGTGAGCGCGCCGTCATACAAGCCCGGTTTGACCGGCGCTTTCGAACCAATCACGAGGTCAACAAAGCTCCCAGTGCCGTGCACGCACATCGCCTGCCCAGCGGTGAGGCAACCGAGCCCAACGGTTCCGGCGTGCTGGTCTCCCGCGGCCGCAAGAATCGGGACGCTGATGCCAAGCACGCCCGCGTTGGTCGTGCCGAGGTGCTGGGCATCCTGCGCCAGCTCAGGCAACAAATCGAGGGGAAAGCCGAGCGCCTGAATCCAGTCGGTTTCGTAGCGGTGTTCTGCGAGCACGTAGGCACCCGCAGAGGTCGCGTTGGTCGAGGTCGCGAAATAGCTTCGCTCCTCTGACAGGCTCCACAGCAGCCAGGTTTCGACCGTGCCAAATCCGAGCCGGCGCTCGCGGTATGCCTCGGCAACTTCCGGGGTTTCGCGCAGGTGATGCGCGGCCCAGAGGTAGGGAGAACGCACGCCGGTTGGCCGACCGACGAGCGGGATGAGCCGCGCATCCCACTCCGAGCTCAGGTCTGCGAGCTCGTGAGAGTAGCGGCTGTCCTGCCACACCATCGCTGGCACAAGCGCCCTGCCGGTTGCCGTATCCCACAGCACGGTTGTTGCGCGCTGCGTGGCGATGGCGAGGCCGGTCAGCTCGACCCCGTCGCGGGCCGCACAGCTAATCACCGTGCGGCACGCGTCGATGGTTTGCTCGAGGATGATGTTGGCGTCTTGCTCAACAATCCCCGGTTGTGGGGTGCTCACCCGCAACGGCCGGTACTCAAGTGAGTGCACCGCGCCGTCGCGAGTGACCCAGGCCGCTCGCGTGCCCGTTGTGCCCTCGTCAATTGCCAGAATC
The DNA window shown above is from Lysinibacter cavernae and carries:
- a CDS encoding glycerol-3-phosphate responsive antiterminator, producing the protein MMTEALRLLEQMLQKHPVVASLYGIDQLPHVTASPAPVVIVANIALPDLEPLLSALGQAEKFAFVNLDSCDGLAQDKAGVEYLRRIGTSGIVTTRSMLVQRANALGMVTMQKVFITDRSTLPRSINSVAQSKPHYVQLMPWPVVASMSESDLAGLSPFIAAGFVQSKADVVAALRAGARGVSTSDAELWRITRAAKTANDPSSQAP
- a CDS encoding FAD-binding oxidoreductase; its protein translation is MMSKEAVKRGYNRGNYTVGAATQPHYAASVAKADGEAYFEIDPVVVPEAVRAQLSEVADSLVTESADVVAGTRDWWAGSMIAETGGRPATSSAVIVAVSSTEQVQQVMRIADAANIPVTVSAGRSNVTGASLPVRGGIVLDVCELNRFMSFDDVSQIVEVEAGMFGDIFEELIQSRFGMTMGHWPSSYGISTVGGWVACRGAGQLSTRYGKIEDMVYGMDVVLANGDLITVGNSARAAVGSDLQQLFIGSEGTLGVITTIRFKLHRLPAYGRAIAYGFDTFADGLEACRQIMQQGATPAALRLYDNLESGVQFDLPDTNVLLVADEGPSELVDAGLLISERVCETTGTRLDDEAIFERWLDTRYLTGKSAEGFKRSPGFVADTLEMIGCWKDLPAIYDEVVAAINAVPGTLAGSAHQSHAYVDSACLYFSLRGDVAFEDRAAWYRAAWDAANEVILRHGATLSHHHGVGLLRAPYMQPSLGAGFEVLRAVKQALDPKNLLNPGKLGLDAS
- a CDS encoding glycerol-3-phosphate dehydrogenase/oxidase; its protein translation is MVGLPSRKPKADRARMASDEPLSLRRSDQIDHIDGGHFDMIVIGGGVTGAYTAFDAAQRGYRVALLEKDDFASGTSSKSSKMIHGGLRYIEQGNLPLVRHSLLERQRLRKNAQHLVQRLPFLFPVLSDNGVFDRRLAAGFESLLWTYDLAGGWREGVLHQKLTKEEVLTHCPTFKGEHLDGGFMYYDARADDARLTLALARTAGFYGAAVLNGAKVTEVTRERGKVAGIIAEVDGREIRASAGAVIVATGVWLRDWTGAGKDTDTPNIRPAKGVHVAVPWMKIRNDCTVTIPVPGRSRRATITRWGDTAYLGTTDEEYNGNLDDVHCNREELDFLLDGARSALNVDIEPEDVLGSIAGCRPLVAPPGGKTVEVKRNHEIRTDRDGLVTVVGGKLTTSRHMAEQTVDAAQKVLGERKRVKTKNGYLLGAAGYDAEAVVASGGLASHLGERYGTEARFVTDILSADPSLDAPIVEGLPYLEAEVIYSARHELARNVDDILSRRTRSRIMARDASARAAARVGELLQAELGLSDAQVQQQVTDYTHSTAHERAVLMGETR
- a CDS encoding FGGY family carbohydrate kinase, translated to MTTAAILAIDEGTTGTRAAWVTRDGAVHSLEYRPLRVSTPQPGIVEQDANIILEQTIDACRTVISCAARDGVELTGLAIATQRATTVLWDTATGRALVPAMVWQDSRYSHELADLSSEWDARLIPLVGRPTGVRSPYLWAAHHLRETPEVAEAYRERRLGFGTVETWLLWSLSEERSYFATSTNATSAGAYVLAEHRYETDWIQALGFPLDLLPELAQDAQHLGTTNAGVLGISVPILAAAGDQHAGTVGLGCLTAGQAMCVHGTGSFVDLVIGSKAPVKPGLYDGALTLTAWRQHNTSVFAIETFTATTGSALDWLCNTLGWFDSSAQISELAATVSSSKGVSFVPALTGLRMPVMEPNARASLTGFEMSTTRAEIAYAVLEGIAHSVATSAEADVEVAGTPLTEIVVGGGMSASDPLIQMQADLIGVPMRRLSGSEGASLRGAAFLAGSDGLLWDSLQDAAASLGRGDVFEPSISSADREERRAAWGQRIASELGLVRTH